In the Pseudolabrys taiwanensis genome, one interval contains:
- a CDS encoding response regulator transcription factor — protein MPDERILLIVEDDAGFARTLKRSFERRGYAVLVTASLEEIRKTLETSSPGYAVVDLKLGGVSGLACVEALHAHDPDMLIVVLTGFASIATAVEAIKLGACHYLAKPSSTDDIEAAFQKAEGDADVTVAERPTSIKTLEWERIHQTLIDTDFNISETARRLGMHRRTLARKLEKRQVK, from the coding sequence TGCCGGATGAGCGTATCCTGCTGATCGTGGAGGACGACGCGGGGTTTGCGCGCACGCTCAAGCGTTCGTTCGAACGGCGCGGATATGCCGTGCTTGTGACGGCGAGCCTCGAAGAGATACGAAAGACCCTGGAAACGTCATCGCCCGGCTACGCCGTGGTGGACCTCAAGCTCGGTGGCGTATCGGGTCTTGCTTGCGTAGAAGCTTTGCATGCGCACGATCCGGACATGCTGATCGTCGTGCTTACCGGGTTCGCCAGCATTGCAACGGCCGTGGAAGCGATCAAGCTTGGTGCCTGTCACTACCTTGCCAAGCCGTCCAGCACCGACGATATCGAGGCCGCTTTCCAGAAGGCCGAAGGCGACGCGGACGTCACCGTGGCGGAGAGGCCGACGTCCATCAAAACGCTCGAATGGGAGCGCATCCACCAGACGCTCATCGACACCGATTTCAACATCTCGGAGACGGCGCGGCGGCTTGGCATGCACCGGCGAACCCTCGCGCGGAAACTCGAGAAGCGGCAGGTAAAGTAG